Proteins found in one Fulvitalea axinellae genomic segment:
- a CDS encoding pitrilysin family protein, with protein MVDRTKAPEARPITHIDIEQVQTEHLENGIPFHFIKAGTQEVVKIELLINAGSFREARPQASFFALGLLAEGTATKTGSEISQMVDFYGAQIDTSAGLEFSTVSLYCLTKHCGTLIPLLRELVEESVFPKEELEILKSRQLHNLEINRERPSFVAGNRFKQTLYPDHPYGKPVTEADIEAINREDCLEFHKKWIKNNYQILLSGNYDDNTVAEIKKHFGQNTAYPDSRKRKEVLAQDTQPEKKRITMEKAMQCSLRIGKRLITKTHPDFFNLSLLNGVLGGYFGSRLMKKIREEKGYTYGIHSTMIPMIQDGYWMISADVKAESVDQAIADIYKEIEILRTEKIPAKELELTKNYILGQFLSSITNPFSLAEKFKAVYLYGVGYSYYDDFLENLHNTTPEDLLATAQKYWDPATMSQVVTGPKPAENED; from the coding sequence ATGGTTGACAGAACCAAGGCCCCCGAGGCCCGCCCAATCACGCATATAGATATAGAGCAAGTCCAGACCGAGCACCTCGAAAACGGCATCCCTTTTCATTTTATAAAAGCGGGTACGCAGGAAGTGGTCAAAATAGAGTTGCTCATCAACGCCGGAAGCTTTAGGGAAGCCCGTCCGCAAGCATCTTTCTTCGCTTTGGGACTTTTGGCCGAAGGAACCGCAACCAAAACAGGTTCCGAAATCTCGCAAATGGTCGATTTCTACGGAGCGCAAATCGACACTTCCGCCGGGCTGGAATTCTCGACAGTCAGCCTTTACTGCCTTACCAAACACTGCGGGACCCTCATTCCGCTTTTGCGGGAATTGGTTGAAGAATCGGTATTTCCGAAAGAGGAACTTGAGATTCTGAAATCCCGACAACTTCATAATCTGGAGATTAACCGGGAACGTCCAAGCTTTGTAGCGGGCAATCGCTTCAAGCAAACGCTTTACCCTGACCACCCTTACGGCAAACCCGTCACGGAGGCGGATATCGAGGCTATTAACCGTGAAGACTGTCTGGAATTCCACAAAAAATGGATCAAAAACAATTACCAGATTCTGCTGAGCGGAAATTATGATGATAATACCGTAGCCGAAATTAAAAAACACTTCGGGCAGAATACCGCATACCCCGATTCCAGAAAACGCAAGGAGGTATTGGCGCAAGACACCCAACCCGAAAAGAAGCGCATTACCATGGAAAAAGCCATGCAGTGCTCTTTGCGGATCGGTAAACGATTGATTACCAAAACACACCCCGATTTCTTTAATCTCTCCCTGCTTAACGGCGTTTTGGGTGGATATTTCGGATCCAGGTTGATGAAAAAAATCCGGGAAGAAAAAGGCTATACCTACGGCATCCACTCTACCATGATCCCAATGATTCAGGACGGATACTGGATGATTTCCGCCGACGTAAAAGCCGAATCAGTGGATCAGGCTATCGCCGATATTTACAAGGAAATAGAAATCCTGCGTACCGAAAAGATCCCTGCGAAGGAACTCGAACTGACGAAAAACTACATTCTGGGCCAGTTCCTCTCTTCCATTACCAACCCGTTCTCACTAGCCGAAAAATTCAAGGCGGTATATCTCTACGGCGTAGGCTATTCCTATTACGACGATTTTCTGGAAAACCTCCACAATACGACACCTGAAGACCTTCTGGCTACGGCACAGAAATATTGGGATCCGGCCACAATGAGCCAAGTGGTTACGGGACCAAAACCTGCGGAAAACGAAGACTAA
- the porV gene encoding type IX secretion system outer membrane channel protein PorV has protein sequence MVTRKFGLLVAGFMALASVGFSQSQGGGGQSVIGQDGGLNPITTSLPFLQISPDAQHAGMGDVGAATAPTANDTYFNAGRLAFNTSDIGVSVSYTPWLSKIIDDMFVAYLSGYKKVGDEQAFGLFMRYFELGKIQFTNDNAVITGEANPTEWTIGGTYSRKLTKNLGVGISARYIYSNVGDGVDDLEAASTASADIGLYYTKPLMAGGREDEFSFGVAINNIGGKVSYAQEEDENFIPTNLRLGTAYTMNFDPFNSLTMAVDFNKLLVPTPQEDGSHMDKSVISGMFGSFGDASFSEEVKEITIGGGLEYWYKQAFAARTGYFYEHEDKGARKYFTMGVGFRYQVFGMDFAYMIPTEKENPLAETLRFTLLFNFGKDKQESITE, from the coding sequence ATGGTGACGAGGAAATTTGGATTGTTAGTCGCCGGCTTCATGGCTTTGGCATCAGTTGGCTTCTCTCAGTCGCAGGGAGGGGGCGGCCAATCCGTAATCGGTCAAGATGGGGGACTAAACCCTATCACAACTTCTTTGCCTTTTCTACAGATCAGCCCGGACGCCCAACATGCGGGCATGGGTGATGTAGGCGCCGCGACAGCTCCGACGGCAAACGACACATACTTCAACGCCGGTCGCTTGGCTTTTAACACCAGCGATATAGGCGTCTCGGTATCGTACACTCCGTGGCTCAGCAAAATTATCGACGACATGTTTGTGGCCTATCTTTCCGGTTACAAGAAAGTGGGCGACGAGCAAGCCTTCGGACTTTTTATGCGCTACTTCGAATTGGGCAAAATCCAGTTCACCAACGACAACGCTGTAATTACTGGAGAAGCTAACCCTACCGAATGGACCATCGGCGGTACATATTCCAGAAAACTGACCAAGAACTTGGGTGTCGGTATTTCGGCCAGATACATCTACTCCAATGTAGGTGATGGCGTAGATGATCTCGAAGCGGCTTCAACCGCCTCCGCGGATATCGGGCTTTATTACACAAAACCGCTTATGGCCGGCGGTCGTGAGGACGAATTCTCATTTGGCGTTGCCATCAACAACATTGGCGGTAAAGTCTCATACGCACAGGAAGAGGACGAAAACTTTATTCCGACAAACCTCCGTCTGGGAACTGCCTATACCATGAACTTCGATCCGTTCAACAGTTTGACTATGGCGGTCGACTTCAACAAACTTCTGGTACCGACTCCGCAAGAGGATGGATCGCACATGGACAAGTCCGTAATCAGCGGAATGTTCGGTTCCTTCGGCGACGCTTCTTTCTCTGAAGAGGTTAAGGAAATCACCATCGGCGGTGGTTTGGAATATTGGTACAAGCAAGCCTTTGCCGCTCGTACAGGCTACTTTTACGAGCACGAGGACAAAGGCGCCCGTAAATACTTCACTATGGGCGTAGGTTTCCGTTACCAAGTGTTCGGGATGGACTTCGCTTACATGATTCCCACCGAAAAAGAAAATCCGCTGGCCGAAACCCTGCGTTTTACCTTGCTCTTCAATTTCGGAAAAGACAAACAGGAATCGATCACGGAATAA